A genomic stretch from Meriones unguiculatus strain TT.TT164.6M chromosome 15, Bangor_MerUng_6.1, whole genome shotgun sequence includes:
- the Mdh1b gene encoding putative malate dehydrogenase 1B isoform X1 encodes MAKFVIAGKADCPYYAKAEILADYLAKNLPDFQIFKITQHPDVWEEWLEELCERNGWDHRTSPIIWRELLDRGGEGLLLGGYNEFLEHAQLYYGVTSSMTTELMMLIAEENLETHIEKELEKESMNDLINPLEVWIVSASTNVCNHLIPILVSGDVFGVDTEISLTFFDWEQTENCLISVVMETQDLASPILRSVSYCTNIEEAFFQAQVIIFLDESTDEEVFSLEGFLRSRVPLCRLYGYMMEKNADKSVKVIVGGKTFVNLKTALLMQYAPNIASNIIAVALGVEGQAKAILARKMKTSPSSIKDVIIWGNITGNNYVDLRKAKVYNYESAIWGPPGYYHSVLNLIFDSEWVTKEFGVTLETLSTTGREFGCILAAHSITTTMKYWNYGSPPGEIVSLGVMSEGQFGIPEGIVFSMPVKFENGTWEVLTNLEDISLSEKTIKRLADDLIQEKLIAMGDLLTFLPVVEESKTSILDAEKAQSSMALYGEKEQDGWEEESYTNYQLPSGKTTSDSEGKR; translated from the exons ATGGCCAAATTCGTGATTGCGG GTAAAGCAGACTGCCCATATTATGCTAAAGCAGAAATTCTGGCAGACTATTTAGCAAAGAATCTTCCCgactttcagatttttaaaatcacACAACATCCTGATGTGTGGGAG GAGTGGCTGGAAGAGCTTTGTGAAAGGAATGGGTGGGATCACAGAACCTCCCCCATTATCTGGAGAGAGCTGCTGGATCGAGGAGGCGAGGGCCTTCTTCTGGGAGGGTACAATGAGTTCCTGGAACATGCCCAG CTTTACTATGGTGTCACTTCCAGCATGACAACGGAGCTGATGATGCTAATTGCTGAAGAGAACCTGGAGACACATATAGAAAAAGAGTTGGAAAAAGAGAGCATGAATGATCTCATCAACCCCTTGGAGGTCTGGATTGTCAG TGCAAGTACTAATGTGTGCAACCACCTAATCCCCATCTTGGTAAGTGGAGACGTATTTGGGGTAGACACAGAGATCAGCCTAACCTTCTTTGACTGGGAGCAGACGGAAAACTGCCTGATAAGTGTAGTGATGGAAACTCAGGACTTGGCATCACCAATTCTCCGCAGTGTCTCCTACTGCACAAATATTGAAGAGGCCTTCTTTCAGGCCCAAGTCATCATCTTCCTGGATGAGAGCACAGATGAGGAAGTGTTCAGCCTGGAAGGGTTCCTTCGAAGCAGGGTACCGCTGTGCCGCCTCTACGGTTACATGATGGAGAAAAATGCTGACAAATCTGTCAAGGTCATTGTCGGAGGGAAAACGTTTGTGAATCTTAAAACAGCTTTGCTCATGCAATATGCCCCTAACATCGCAAGCAACATCATTGCAGTGGCACTGGGTGTGGAAGGGCAAGCGAAAGCAATACTGGCCAGGAAGATGAAGACAAGCCCGTCCA GCATCAAAGATGTGATAATTTGGGGTAATATCACTGGAAATAACTATGTTGATCTGAGGAAGGCCAAAGTTTACAACTATGAGAGTGCTATTTGGGGGCCTCCTGGGTATTATCACTCTGTGttgaacttgatttttgacag TGAGTGGGTAACAAAAGAATTTGGGGTGACGCTTGAAACCTTGAGCACAACTGGCAGAGAGTTTGGGTGCATTTTGGCGGCACACAGCATAACCACTACTATGAAGTACTGGAACTATGGCTCACCACCCGGAGAGATTGTTTCCTTGGGGGTAATGAGTGAAG GCCAGTTTGGTATTCCTGAAGGGATTGTCTTTTCTATGCCCGTGAAATTTGAGAATGGAACTTGGGAGGTTCTTACAAATCTCGAGGACATTTCACTGAGTGAGAAGACAATAAAGAGGCTCGCAGACGATCTGATTCAG GAGAAACTTATTGCAATGGGAGACTTATTAACCTTCCTGCCAGTTGTAGAAG